The following proteins are encoded in a genomic region of Brachypodium distachyon strain Bd21 chromosome 1, Brachypodium_distachyon_v3.0, whole genome shotgun sequence:
- the LOC100824471 gene encoding pentatricopeptide repeat-containing protein At4g11690: protein MAATTAVAVRRLSAAGEVRSALALLARGAKAGDTTLDVAACTALVHGYCRSGDVAEAQRVFDVMPRLGLTPNEVTFTALIHGYFIHGRREKGLALFEKMRIGGIEPNLYTYNILVGEWCRTGEFERARLLFEEMPAKGITRNVVSYNTLIAGLCRYRKMKDATQLLELMRREGIRPSVVTFNLLVDGYGKAGKMSNALHFSNQMRMAGYQPSAVTYNALIAGFCRARDMIRANRAFSDMKERGLAPTKVTYTILIDAFARENDMDKAFEMFAGMEKAGLEVDVRTYGVLVHALCMEGNMKDARKLFQSIGEKGLQVGNVIYDMLIYGYGREGSSYKAMKLIMEMRKKGFVPNSASYGLTIRILCNDGKCSEAEALIDDMVRAGVQTSESVRQVLLNAKARQGSPTDDFFT from the coding sequence ATGGCAGCGACCACAGCCGTAGCCGTGCGCCgtctctccgccgccggcgaggtgcGATCGGCCCTCGCTTTGCTCGCCCGTGGCGCAAAGGCGGGCGACACGACGCTGGACGTGGCCGCGTGCACAGCGCTCGTCCACGGCTACTGCAGGAGCGGCGACGTGGCGGAAGCACAGAGGGTGTTCGACGTAATGCCGCGCTTGGGATTGACCCCTAACGAGGTCACTTTCACTGCTCTGATCCACGGTTACTTCATCCATGGACGCAGAGAGAAGGGCTTGGCCTTGTTTGAGAAGATGCGGATAGGTGGAATTGAGCCAAATCTCTACACCTACAACATTTTGGTTGGTGAGTGGTGCAGGACTGGGGAATTTGAGCGTGCCCGCCTCCTGTTTGAAGAAATGCCTGCAAAGGGTATCACACGCAATGTTGTCAGCTATAACACTCTCATTGCTGGGCTATGCAGATATAGAAAGATGAAGGATGCCACCCAGCTGCTGGAATTGATGCGAAGAGAGGGTATCCGTCCAAGTGTCGTGACGTTCAACCTTCTTGTCGATGGATATGGCAAAGCTGGGAAGATGTCCAATGCTTTGCATTTCTCCAACCAAATGAGGATGGCTGGGTATCAACCCAGTGCTGTCACGTATAATGCTCTTATTGCCGGGTTCTGTCGTGCTAGAGATATGATCCGTGCAAACAGGGCTTTCTCTGACATGAAGGAGCGAGGATTGGCACCCACAAAAGTGACGTACACCATACTGATTGATGCATTTGCTCGGGAGAATGACATGGACAAGGCTTTTGAGATGTTTGCAGGGATGGAGAAGGCTGGTTTAGAGGTGGATGTGCGCACTTACGGTGTTTTGGTGCATGCTCTCTGCATGGAAGGGAACATGAAGGATGCCAGAAAATTGTTCCAGTCAATAGGCGAGAAAGGTCTTCAGGTGGGCAATGTCATCTATGACATGTTGATTTATGGCTATGGACGAGAAGGAAGCTCTTACAAGGCTATGAAATTAATTATGGAGATGAGGAAAAAGGGCTTTGTTCCAAATTCCGCTAGTTATGGCCTGACAATCCGTATTCTTTGCAATGACGGTAAATGTTCGGAAGCTGAAGCTCTGATTGATGACATGGTGCGTGCTGGTGTACAAACAAGTGAGTCGGTCCGCCAAGTGCTATTGAATGCCAAGGCAAGACAGGGAAGTCCCACTGATGACTTTTTCACTTAG
- the LOC100824776 gene encoding FT-interacting protein 1 — MSNLKLGVEVVSAHDLIPKEQGTANAFVEVEFDDQKFRTAIKDRDINPVWNEQFFFNISDPSRLQEKELEAYVYHANRVSNNKTCLGKVRISGTSFVSQSDAAPLHYPLEKRTILSRARGELGLRVFLTDDPSVRVSAPGQDFNFASTPTTAQEQATVNSIPNPFQETRTNEVRQFQHLPREQQRPAPMAGQQYYAQGQGSYGDQQQRNYAAAGNKPEAPQVRMYSAGPQQPVDFQLKETSPTLGGGRIVHGRVMPGEKAGAYDLVEKMHILFVRVVKARELPHMDLTGSLDPYVEVHLGNYKMKTKFFEKNQRPEWDEVFAFPKEVVQSSTLEVVVKDKDILRDDYVGRVMLDLNEVPVRVPPDSPLAPEWYRLMGKDGMRDRGELMLAVWYGTQADECFPSAIHAGSTPIDSHFHNYIRGKVYPAPRMWYVRVNVIEAQDIFTMEHHHIPNVFVKVRIGHQLLKTRQVRSPTKNFMWNEEMMFVAAEPFEDDLIIQIEDRVAQDKDEVIGEAIIPIARLQKRADHKAIVRPVWFDLRRPGLIDMNQLKEDKFYAKISLRVCLEGGYHVLDESTQYCSDLRPTMKQLWKPPIGLLEVGILSANGLTPTKTRQERGSCDPYCVAKYGHKWVRTRTIVDNLNPRFNEQYTWDVFDHGTVLTIGLFDNCHIGGDNHDHGHGHSHSHSHSHSSPSSMDKPIGKVRIRISTLETRRVYTHTYPLLVLHPSGVKKMGELHLAIRFSVTSLLNVFLTYSHPLLPKMHYSQPLSIVQQEMLRHQAVQVVAQRLGRMEPPVRREVVEYMSDARSHLWSMRRSKANFFRLMQVFSGFIAAGKWFGDVCQWKNPVTTVLVHVLFIMLVFYPDLILPTIFLYMFLIGLWNYRFRPRVPPHMNTRISYADVAHPDELDEEFDTFPTSKSPDLIRMRYDRLRHVAGRIQTVVGDIATQGERIQSLLSWRDPRATAMFLLFCLFTAIILYITPFQVIALCLGFFWMRHPRFRHKVPAAPVNFFRRLPAKTDSLL; from the coding sequence ATGAGCAATCTTAAGCTCGGTGTTGAAGTTGTCAGTGCTCATGACCTCATCCCGAAAGAGCAGGGGACAGCCAATGCCTTTGTAGAGGTCGAATTCGATGACCAGAAGTTCCGCACAGCCATAAAAGACAGGGACATTAACCCTGTCTGGAACGAGCAGTTCTTCTTCAACATATCCGATCCTTCACGTCTTCAGGAGAAAGAGCTCGAGGCCTATGTGTACCATGCAAACCGTGTCAGCAATAACAAGACATGCCTCGGCAAGGTTCGCATCTCCGGTACATCGTTTGTCAGCCAATCTGATGCAGCACCCCTGCATTACCCTCTGGAGAAGCGCACAATCTTGTCACGTGCTCGTGGCGAGCTTGGTCTTAGAGTCTTCCTTACAGATGATCCGTCAGTGAGGGTGTCCGCTCCAGGTCAGGATTTTAATTTTGCAAGCACACCCACCACTGCCCAAGAGCAGGCAACTGTCAATTCTATTCCAAATCCTTTCCAAGAAACCAGGACAAATGAAGTGAGGCAATTCCAACACTTACCACGGGAACAGCAGCGACCAGCCCCGATGGCGGGGCAGCAATACTACGCTCAGGGACAGGGTTCATATGGAGATCAGCAGCAGAGAAACTACGCCGCTGCTGGGAACAAACCTGAAGCCCCTCAAGTAAGGATGTATTCTGCAGGTCCACAGCAGCCTGTAGACTTTCAGCTGAAGGAGACAAGCCCAACGCTTGGTGGTGGGCGTATTGTTCATGGTCGGGTGATGCCTGGTGAAAAGGCTGGGGCATATGACCTTGTGGAGAAGATGCACATCCTCTTTGTGCGTGTAGTCAaggcccgtgagctgccccaCATGGACCTCACAGGGAGTCTTGACCCTTATGTTGAGGTGCACCTTGGGAACtacaaaatgaaaacaaagttCTTCGAGAAGAACCAGAGGCCTGAGTGGGATGAGGTGTTTGCATTCCCTAAGGAAGTAGTGCAGTCATCAACACTTGAAGTTGTTGTGAAGGATAAGGACATCCTTCGGGATGACTATGTCGGCCGAGTAATGCTTGACCTGAATGAGGTGCCTGTAAGGGTCCCTCCTGACAGTCCATTGGCGCCAGAGTGGTATCGCCTTATGGGCAAGGATGGGATGAGGGACAGAGGGGAGTTAATGCTCGCAGTATGGTATGGAACTCAAGCAGATGAATGCTTCCCAAGCGCCATTCATGCAGGATCAACACCAATTGATTCCCATTTCCACAACTATATCCGTGGTAAGGTCTACCCTGCACCAAGAATGTGGTATGTAAGGGTCAATGTAATTGAGGCACAGGATATATTCACAATGGAGCACCACCACATACCTAATGTGTTTGTAAAGGTGAGGATTGGTCACCAATTGCTGAAGACAAGGCAAGTTCGCTCACCAACCAAAAACTTCATGTGGAATGAGGAGATGATGTTTGTCGCAGCAGAGCCTTTTGAGGATGACTTGATCATACAAATAGAAGATCGTGTTGCACAGGACAAAGATGAGGTAATTGGTGAAGCTATCATACCTATCGCAAGGCTTCAAAAGAGGGCTGATCACAAGGCGATAGTACGCCCAGTGTGGTTTGATCTGAGGAGACCAGGACTGATTGACATGAACCAGCTAAAGGAAGACAAATTCTATGCAAAGATAAGCCTCCGGGTTTGCCTTGAAGGTGGTTATCATGTCCTTGATGAGTCAACACAGTATTGTAGCGATCTCCGACCAACAATGAAGCAGCTGTGGAAGCCACCAATCGGGTTGCTTGAAGTTGGCATTCTAAGTGCAAATGGTCTTACCCCAACAAAGACCAGGCAAGAAAGAGGGTCATGTGATCCATATTGTGTTGCCAAGTATGGTCATAAATGGGTGCGTACTCGCACAATAGTTGACAACTTGAACCCTCGATTCAATGAGCAGTATACATGGGATGTCTTTGACCATGGAACAGTACTCACCATTGGTCTGTTTGACAACTGCCACATTGGAGGAGACAACCAcgaccacggccacggccacagCCACAGCCACAGCCACAGCCACAGTTCCCCCAGCAGTATGGATAAACCCATTGGGAAAGTGCGAATCAGGATCTCAACCCTTGAGACTAGGCGGGTGTACACGCACACATATCCACTGCTTGTTCTCCACCCATCAGGAGTTAAGAAGATGGGTGAACTTCACCTTGCTATCAGGTTCTCAGTCACATCCCTGCTCAATGTGTTCCTTACATACTCACATCCACTCTTGCCCAAAATGCACTACTCCCAGCCATTGTCAATAGTCCAGCAGGAAATGCTACGTCACCAGGCTGTCCAGGTTGTTGCACAGCGCCTGGGGCGCATGGAGCCACCAGTTCGCAGGGAAGTTGTTGAGTACATGTCAGACGCCCGCTCTCACCTGTGGAGTATGCGACGAAGCAAAGCAAACTTTTTCCGTCTTATGCAAGTATTCTCTGGATTCATTGCTGCAGGGAAGTGGTTTGGTGATGTTTGCCAGTGGAAAAATCCAGTCACCACAGTCTTGGTTCATGTGCTCTTCATCATGCTCGTCTTCTATCCAGACCTCATCCTTCCGACAATCTTCCTGTACATGTTCTTGATTGGGTTGTGGAATTACCGGTTCCGGCCACGTGTTCCACCACATATGAACACGAGGATATCTTATGCTGATGTTGCCCATCCAGACGAGCTTGATGAGGAATTTGACACGTTCCCAACCTCAAAGAGCCCAGACCTGATTAGGATGAGGTATGACAGGCTCCGGCATGTTGCCGGGAGGATACAGACAGTTGTTGGTGACATCGCAACTCAGGGTGAGAGAATACAGTCACTGCTGAGCTGGAGGGACCCAAGAGCAACAGCTATGTTCCTATTATTTTGCCTGTTCACCGCAATTATTTTGTATATTACACCATTCCAAGTGATTGCACTCTGCCTTGGGTTCTTTTGGATGAGGCACCCACGGTTTCGCCACAAGGTGCCTGCAGCGCCGGTAAACTTCTTCAGGAGGCTACCTGCAAAGACAGATTCTTTGCTGTAA
- the LOC100832287 gene encoding uncharacterized protein LOC100832287 has product MESDSDASPNPPPAQEESSQEDPSPARSSSSPSTAPTAAAPPPPGAREVAAAMLAVERDAAAIAESYASLFASLRIALSNVTSTSAENMDCLSEVVGRLQESALEASSKGNKYINSCLRLNEEMRGLESLSMQLKTMRKNVDSLDLAVDRLLHIP; this is encoded by the exons ATGGAATCCGACTCCGACGCCTCCCCTAACCCACCGCCGGCGCAGGAGGAATCCTCTCAGGAGGATCCTTCGCCggcccgctcctcctcctccccctccactGCCCCCACGGCGGCAGCCCCACCTCCCCCTGGGGCgagggaggtggcggcggcgatgttGGCGGTGGAGCGAGACGCCGCCGCTATCGCCGAGAGCTACGCCTCCCTCTTCGCCTCCCTCCGCATCGCACTCTCTAAC GTTACATCGACGTCGGCGGAGAACATGGACTGCTTGAGCGAAGTCGTAGGTCGCCTCCAAGAATCAG CACTTGAAGCGTCTTCGAAAGGAAATAAGTACATCAATTCGTGCCTCAG GTTAAATGAGGAAATGAGAGGCTTGGAAAGCCTAAGTATGCAACT AAAGACTATGCGGAAGAATGTTGATTCACTAGACTTGGCTGTTGATCGACTGCTCCACATCCCGTAG
- the LOC100832599 gene encoding putative cyclin-dependent kinase F-2 — MSTSSRKRPAADQEPRVDGGKKRPRYAFGSIYDYEKLESLGEGTYGEVIMARHRRTSKKVAVKWVRGGGDGGHGPPDFRALTREAGCQAACRGHPSIVEILEVVGDAKTGDMFIVMELVAGGQSLREQIYRPLSEDVTRVKMRQLIDAAKKMHGAGIIHRDIKPENVLVGIFGGLKVCDFGAATRQKPAGVPYEDCRVGTMIYTSPEQLSGNRNYGSAVDMWALGCIMAELLGGETLFEAETEKDMLAEMSKLGEQIRTTGKLDLEWFAELSEAGREILMGLLAFCPEERLTAAEALEHRWFSKSSAFA, encoded by the coding sequence ATGTCGACATCGTCCCGCAAGCGCCCGGCGGCGGATCAAGAACCGCGCGTCGACGGCGGCAAGAAGCGGCCTCGGTACGCTTTCGGGAGCATCTACGACTACGAGAAGCTCGAATCCCTCGGGGAGGGCACCTACGGCGAAGTGATCAtggcgcgccaccgccgcaccAGCAAGAAAGTCGCCGTGAAGTgggtccgcggcggcggggatggcgGCCACGGCCCGCCGGACTTCCGCGCGCTAACCCGCGAGGCCGGATGCCAAGCCGCGTGCCGCGGCCACCCGTCGATCGTGGAGATCCTGGAGGTGGTTGGGGACGCCAAGACTGGAGATATGTTCATCGTCATGGAGCTCGTTGCCGGCGGCCAAAGCCTGCGCGAGCAAATCTACAGGCCCTTGTCCGAGGATGTGACCCGCGTGAAGATGCGCCAGCTCATCGATGCCGCCAAGAAGATGCACGGAGCCGGAATCATCCATCGGGATATCAAGCCGGAGAACGTCCTCGTGGGGATTTTCGGCGGGCTCAAAGTTTGCGATTTTGGTGCGGCGACGAGGCAGAAGCCGGCCGGGGTGCCGTACGAGGATTGCCGCGTCGGCACGATGATCTACACCTCGCCTGAGCAGCTCTCTGGCAACCGGAACTACGGCTCTGCCGTGGACATGTGGGCTCTTGGGTGCATAATGGCGGAGCTCCTGGGTGGCGAGACCCTGTTCGAGGCGGAGACAGAGAAAGACATGCTCGCCGAGATGTCCAAGCTTGGAGAGCAGATCAGAACCACGGGGAAGCTGGATTTGGAGTGGTTTGCGGAGCTTTCGGAGGCTGGGCGTGAGATCCTGATGGGCCTGCTTGCCTTCTGTCCGGAGGAGAGGCTCACCGCGGCAGAAGCGCTGGAGCACCGGTGGTTCAGCAAGTCCTCTGCTTTCGCCTGA
- the LOC100832911 gene encoding putative disease resistance protein RGA3 yields the protein MIETILAGFTKDVVKSLGKLATDELSKVLYVKNEIEKLKSKLEHITTIIMDAEQTIVQHAATRDWLKKLREITYEAENIIDRCRIEADRPQSQPQECNPSSAFKCCRDVAINYKIASDIHELNQKLDSIKSESMMLHLNPRLEDIRSDDVAPDLDSDIVGREVENDCNSLIQLLQRENTISCRLFAIVGTIGVGKTTLARKVYHRAAAMFETRLWVHVSKDLKQMTMWSGGKYTKAETPEQQALLRTCLEGKKFVLVIDDVWGEDVWDGLLEVQAQHGTTGSRVLITTRDERVARRMGAIHLYRVKCLNEDDGWWLLRTKSLLNENTGNMQDVGRRIVQKCNGLPMAIRRIGCYLRDVEPQENDWERVYSSNFCGISRRIRSTINMSYLELPYYLKRCFIYCALYREGFVINRQCITRQWIAEGFIVTTQNSTQPQSTTLEEEAEKCYEELLGRGLLLPENEACGAVGAKMPHLFRSFALLQSQNENFTGNPEDIGDVFKPCRLSITNASAEAIRNGIKKLKSLRTILLFGSSLNEKSMNDIFQKFTHIRVLDLGNTHIECVTVSLGRMAHLRYLSFANTQVREIPGTIENLRMLQFLILKNCVHLNALPESVGRLINLRSLDISGAGLNCVPFRFSKMKELNCLQGFLVRSAGAQNKSGWKFQELSSLTKLTSLQILRLERTPNGEHARQSALEGKCHLKVLELSCSTDDQPVEISRAENIKDVFDALKPGPSVVSVKLVNYYGHGFPSWLSPSDLPLLQRLTLDGCLYCQCLPSLGQMKNLKFLAIVGSNLSSTIGPEFRGTPENGVAFPKLEQLIISKMSNLKSWWGLEGGDMPSLINLRLDGCSKLDSLPHWLEHCMALTSLQIDHADSLEVIESLPALKQLRVQRNKKLTRISNLKRLEDLQVLHCLLLKHVQGVPSLHKVHLDERNSTELPHWLHPQPQEPFILRRLEIVGAEELLDRCSSASSQYWSVIQNADHVYANLPDGAFYFSFTKSTSYFHRSARSLAQSSLYISPSFTMPAVPKEAGDVILLDGTKNSIMQGSQSTSQSWVRTQLFTFLLFIATILMYLILLGKYI from the exons ATGATCGAGACAATTCTAGCAGGCTTCACCAAAGATGTTGTCAAGTCACTTGGCAAATTAGCCACTGACGAACTGTCCAAAGTACTGTATGTAAAAAATGAGATCGAAAAACTTAAGAGTAAACTTGAGCATATCACGACTATCATCATGGATGCAGAGCAGACAATTGTACAACATGCAGCCACCAGGGATTGGCTGAAGAAACTGAGAGAAATTACTTATGAGGCAGAAAACATAATTGACCGCTGTAGGATTGAAGCCGATAGACCCCAATCACAACCACAG GAGTGCAATCCTTCGTCAGCCTTCAAGTGTTGCAGAGATGTTGCTATTAACTACAAGATTGCAAGCGATATACATGAACTAAATCAGAAACTGGATAGCATTAAATCAGAAAGCATGATGCTCCATCTAAATCCAAGACTAGAAGATATCAGATCAGATGATGTTGCTCCAGATCTTGATTCTGATATTGTAGGTCGAGAGGTAGAGAATGACTGCAACAGTCTAATCCAGCTGCTACAAAGAGAAAATACTATTAGCTGTCGTTTATTTGCTATAGTAGGAACTATTGGAGTTGGCAAGACTACTCTTGCTCGAAAGGTATACCATAGGGCAGCAGCCATGTTTGAGACCAGGTTATGGGTTCATGTCTCAAAAGACTTGAAGCAAATGACAATGTGGTCAGGTGGGAAGTATACAAAAGCAGAGACTCCAGAGCAACAGGCATTATTGCGCACATGTTTAGAAGGTAAGAAATTTGTGCTGGTCATTGATGATGTGTGGGGAGAGGATGTTTGGGATGGGCTGTTAGAGGTACAAGCACAACATGGCACCACTGGCAGCAGAGTCCTTATAACAACCCGAGATGAGCGTGTTGCTAGGAGGATGGGGGCTATTCATCTTTACCGTGTGAAGTGCCTGAATGAGGATGATGGTTGGTGGTTGCTTCGTACAAAGTCTTTGCTTAACGAGAACACTGGCAACATGCAAGATGTTGGAAGACGGATCGTCCAGAAGTGTAATGGACTTCCAATGGCAATAAGGAGAATTGGATGCTATCTAAGGGATGTGGAGCCTCAAGAGAATGACTGGGAGAGAGTCTACTCGAGCAATTTCTGTGGGATTTCTAGGAGGATTCGAAGTACTATTAATATGAGCTATCTGGAGTTGCCATATTACCTGAAGAGGTGTTTTATATATTGTGCTCTGTATCGAGAGGGATTTGTGATCAACCGGCAGTGTATCACCCGCCAGTGGATTGCTGAGGGGTTCATTGTGACCACACAGAACTCAACGCAGCCGCAATCTACAACACTTGAAGAGGAAGCTGAGAAATGTTATGAGGAATTGCTGGGAAGGGGCCTTCTTCTGCCTGAAAATGAAGCTTGTGGTGCGGTGGGAGCAAAGATGCCTCATCTTTTCAGGTCGTTTGCACTTCTTCAGTCACAAAATGAGAACTTCACTGGCAATCCTGAAGATATAGGTGATGTTTTTAAACCATGTCGCTTATCCATCACAAATGCAAGTGCAGAAGCCATCCGGAACGGAATTAAAAAGCTTAAGAGCTTGAGGACAATTCTCCTGTTTGGGAGTTCACTAAATGAAAAGTCCATGAATGATATTTTCCAGAAGTTCACACACATAAGAGTTCTGGACCTTGGAAATACACATATTGAGTGTGTTACTGTAAGTTTAGGACGGATGGCACACCTTAGATATCTTAGCTTTGCTAATACTCAAGTTAGAGAAATTCCTGGTACTATTGAGAATCTGAGGATGCTGCAGTTCTTAATTCTGAAGAATTGTGTTCATCTCAATGCCCTCCCTGAATCTGTTGGCCGCCTAATAAATTTGAGAAGCCTTGACATCTCAGGAGCTGGActaaattgtgtgccattcCGATTCTCCAAGATGAAAGAACTCAACTGCTTACAGGGTTTTCTTGTAAGGTCAGCTGGTGCACAAAATAAAAGTGGCTGGAAGTTTCAAGAACTGAGCTCCTTAACTAAGCTGACAAGCCTCCAGATACTGAGGCTAGAGAGAACACCCAATGGGGAACATGCAAGACAATCAGCACTGGAGGGGAAGTGTCATCTCAAAGTGCTTGAGTTAAGCTGCAGCACTGATGACCAACCAGTGGAGATTAGTAGAGCTGAGAATATTAAAGATGTTTTTGATGCACTGAAGCCAGGACCTTCTGTTGTCTCTGTCAAGCTGGTAAATTATTATGGACATGGATTTCCATCTTGGTTATCTCCGTCTGATCTACCACTGCTGCAGCGGCTGACCCTTGATGGCTGCCTGTATTGCCAATGTTTACCATCTCTGGGACAGATGAAGAATTTGAAGTTCCTTGCGATAGTTGGTTCCAATTTGTCATCTACCATTGGCCCTGAGTTCCGTGGGACACCAGAAAACGGGGTGGCTTTTCCGAAGCTAGAGCAGTTGATCATCAGTAAGATGAGCAACTTGAAGTCATGGTGGGGCCTTGAAGGAGGAGATATGCCTTCACTCATAAATCTCAGGCTTGATGGATGCTCCAAGCTGGATTCACTTCCCCACTGGCTCGAGCATTGCATGGCATTGACAAGCTTACAGATAGATCATGCCGATAGCCTGGAAGTTATTGAGAGCTTACCTGCACTTAAACAACTTAGAGTTCAGAGGAACAAAAAGCTGACAAGGATCTCAAACCTCAAAAGGCTTGAAGATTTGCAAGTTTTGCATTGCTTGCTTCTGAAACATGTACAAGGTGTCCCGTCGTTACACAAGGTTCATTTAGATGAAAGAAATTCAACTGAACTTCCACATTGGCTCCATCCACAACCACAAGAACCATTCATCCTCAGGAGATTGGAGATTGTTGGCGCTGAAGAGCTACTTGACAGATGCTCATCTGCTAGTAGCCAATACTGGTCTGTCATCCAAAATGCTGATCATGTATATGCAAACCTGCCGGATGGTGCCTTCTACTTCTCCTTCACCAAAAGTACCAGCTACTTCCATAGGAGTGCGAGGTCCCTTGCACAATCTTCTTTATACATATCACCTAGCTTCACTATGCCTGCTGTTCCCAAAGAAGCCGGTGATGTTATCTTGTTGGATGGAACTAAAAACAGCATCATGCAGGGCAGCCAATCTACAAGTCAGTCATGGGTGCGGACTCAACTTTTCACATTTCTACTATTTATTGCCACCATTTTGATGTACCTCATTTTGTTGGGGAAATACATCTAA